One Epinephelus moara isolate mb chromosome 20, YSFRI_EMoa_1.0, whole genome shotgun sequence genomic window carries:
- the chst6 gene encoding carbohydrate sulfotransferase 6, with protein MRCRVNLSTMIFLVILQGAAVVLFCGWYVQLSPCGSAPTNGKVHVLLLSSWRSGSSFVGQVFSQHPSVFYLMEPAWHVWTKLQKPGARSLRMAVRDLLRSVFQCDFSVMEAYLPEHHNVSSLFMWSHSRALCSPPACSLTPRNQFSNQTRCFQTCDARGLQRVEEACSTYSHIVLKEVRFFELESLYPLLQDPSLDLRIIHLVRDPRAVVKSREESAKAFVSDNAVVLEQRSIPAGEVQYQVMQEICRSHVRINERAIMKPPPFLKGRYKMVRYEDVARNPLAEIAAMYDFVGLEMTSQLEEWIYRVTHGKGKGSRKEAFKITSRNAADVSQAWRTVLPHNKVKRIQEVCKGAMSLLGYRTVNNEKEQKRLDIDLLVPREPYQFSWLPAKTEHPSNS; from the coding sequence ATGCGCTGCAGAGTGAACCTCAGCACCATGATTTTCCTGGTGATCCTTCAGGGGGCAGCAGTGGTGCTGTTCTGTGGCTGGTACGTCCAGCTCAGTCCCTGCGGCTCTGCCCCTACTAACGGCAAAGTTCACGTTCTGCTGCTGTCATCGTGGCGATCAGGCTCGTCCTTCGTGGGTCAGGTGTTCAGTCAGCACCCATCTGTCTTCTATCTTATGGAGCCAGCTTGGCACGTATGGACCAAACTGCAGAAACCAGGTGCACGATCACTCCGGATGGCTGTGAGGGATCTATTACGGAGCGTATTCCAGTGTGACTTCTCTGTGATGGAGGCCTACCTGCCGGAGCACCACAATGTGTCCTCCTTGTTTATGTGGAGTCACAGTAGAGCACTGTGCTCACCGCCGGCCTGTTCTCTCACACCACGCAACCAGTTCAGCAACCAGACTCGGTGCTTCCAGACATGTGATGCTAGGGGCCTGCAGAGGGTGGAGGAGGCCTGTAGTACTTACAGTCACATAGTACTAAAAGAAGTGAGATTCTTTGAGCTGGAATCCCTCTACCCACTCTTGCAGGACCCAAGCCTAGATCTCCGCATCATCCACCTGGTCCGAGACCCTCGGGCTGTGGTGAAGTCTAGAGAGGAGTCAGCTAAAGCCTTTGTGAGTGATAATGCTGTCGTCTTAGAGCAGAGAAGCATACCAGCTGGCGAGGTGCAGTATCAAGTCATGCAGGAAATCTGCCGTAGCCACGTACGCATTAATGAGAGGGCCATCATGAAGCCCCCTCCATTTCTTAAAGGCCGCTACAAAATGGTCCGCTATGAGGACGTTGCACGCAACCCACTTGCGGAGATAGCTGCCATGTATGATTTTGTAGGTCTGGAGATGACCTCACAGTTGGAAGAGTGGATCTACAGGGTGACTCACGGGAAAGGCAAAGGGTCCAGGAAAGAGGCCTTCAAAATCACATCACGAAACGCCGCTGATGTCTCGCAGGCTTGGCGTACTGTGCTGCCACACAACAAGGTCAAACGAATTCAGGAAGTGTGTAAAGGGGCCATGTCATTGCTTGGATACAGGACAGTAAACAATGagaaagaacagaaaagacttgACATAGATCTACTAGTACCACGGGAACCATATCAATTCAGCTGGTTGCCAGCTAAAACAGAGCATCCCAGTAATAGTTAA